The Plutella xylostella chromosome 30, ilPluXylo3.1, whole genome shotgun sequence genome contains a region encoding:
- the LOC105389552 gene encoding uncharacterized protein LOC105389552 isoform X2, with product MANSDKLVLENLELKDLIKKRGVIKGKLTSFKKYVSGLTEELSAEQLLELDLRITRMSLVFEEFEIVQTRIETLATDVDNQISERELFEDGYFKNVALGKSIQNVNGSDHNNTILNPSNNESSSPLTEGSQSIKFPEISLPSFNGDKTHWVEFRDSFDALINQSNLKSIQKFKYLKSCLTDSALEVVSSLEYSEESFLIGWQLLCERYNNPKSLINNHLKELFNIDYVPTTATALRKLSDNISKNLRIIRSLNIPTDNWDMLVIFFLNQKLDKKLQSKWDKVANRTSRIDSGELPTLQDFRTFLKDQADHLESLDPGKPHGPSDAQIIPARKAFVTTSSHTGTASPTSSRLQQIQCDFWRRWSRDYIGLLQERTKWRSCKGAGLDVGTIVLIKDDRLPPCQWRLGRIVGCCPGRDGITRVAEMRTARGIIKRAFNNICPLPITC from the exons atgGCAAATTCAGATAAATTAGTTCTAGAAAACTTAGAGTTAAAGGATTTAATTAAGAAGCGCGGCGTCATAAAGGGTAAATTAACCAGTTTTAAGAAGTATGTATCTGGTCTTACAGAAGAATTAAGTGCCGAACAATTATTAGAATTAGATCTTAGGATAACTAGAATGTCACTAGTATTTGAAGAATTCGAGATTGTACAAACTAGAATAGAAACATTGGCCACAGACGTAGACAACCAAATCTCAGAAAGGGAATTATTTGAAGACGGTTATTTTAAGAACGTAGCTCTAGGTAaatccatacaaaatgtaaatggTTCCGACCATAACAACACGATCCTGAACCCGTCCAACAATGAAAGTTCTTCGCCGTTAACCGAGGGTAGTCAGTCGATTAAATTTCCAGAAATTTCATTGCCGTCGTTTAACGGTGATAAAACACATTGGGTCGAGTTCAGAGACAGCTTCGACGCTCTTATTAACCAATCGAACTTAAAGTCAATTcaaaaatttaagtacctaaagaGTTGTTTGACTGACAGCGCACTTGAAGTCGTTAGTTCCCTCGAATATTCCGAAGAAAGTTTTTTGATAGGTTGGCAATTATTATGCGAAAGGTACAACAACCCGAAATCATTAATCAATAATCATTTGAAAGAATTATTTAACATCGATTATGTCCCCACAACTGCCACAGCTTTAAGAAAATTATCCGATAACATTTCTAAAAATCTTAGAATAATAAGATCACTGAATATTCCAACCGATAACTGGGATATGTTAgtgatattttttctaaaccaAAAACTCGATAAAAAATTGCAAAGTAAATGGGACAAAGTAGCCAACCGGACCTCTAGAATTGACTCTGGTGAATTGCCTACATTACAGGATTTCCGGACCTTTCTGAAGGACCAAGCGGACCATCTGGAGTCGCTGGACCCTGGCAAGCCTCATGGACCCAGTGACGCCCAAATTATACCCGCGAGGAAGGCCTTCGTAACTACGTCTTCCCACACCGGCACCGCAAGTCCCACGAGTTCAAGG CTGCAGCAGATCCAATGCGACTTCTGGAGAAGATGGTCAAGAGACTACATAGGACTGCTTCAAGAACGCACGAAATGGAGAAGCTGCAAGGGTGCCGGACTCGACGTGGGTACCATTGTGCTGATCAAAGATGACCGACTGCCGCCCTGCCAGTGGAGGCTGGGACGCATCGTCGGCTGCTGCCCGGGTCGCGACGGCATCACGCGGGTCGCAGAGATGCGCACGGCGCGTGGAATAATCAAGAGAGCATTCAACAATATCTGTCCATTACCGATTACATGTTAA
- the LOC105389552 gene encoding uncharacterized protein LOC105389552 isoform X1, with product MLSTAQINVFDKNNQLHTFRALLDSGSQSNFITKQAYDKLNLPTQHINMEVLGFNENSTIIEKRCKITFESKDNQFTGELSCLIVPTICKLPSQINATSLKIPPRFNLADDFYHEPGEVDMIIGAELFFELLCIGRHRLGDGQPTLQKTRLGWVVTGSIPGTSPPPQSVRCNFVSNTQMKSLFDTNEFDSRNLPNDETIQCEKIFNDHTRTSEGNFVVDLPLRLPISSLGQSRPAVYKRFITLESKFQKNPEFKERYVDCMRDLQEKGLMIKNDDFTQPCNYLPQHAVINSEKVTTPLRVVFDASHKTSSGMSLNDIQFKGTISQDKITNILLRFRKHKYIVIADVAQMYKNIYVREDQRHLQCILWRETQTDPLLTYKLTSLSFGLKCAPYIATRCLTQLANENKGEYPLASAAIQHDFLMDDYVHGDDDERRLAETSVQVDRILSTANFKLRKWKSNSKTILNEVSHSTTHDTYITTPIGQDNNNTHKVLGIVWDNNEDRLSYRLKREPMSKSITKRYVLSIASSIYDPLGMLGPVIIIAKCFIHKLFKLKFNWDEKLPIQLINEWETFYNSLFTLDTLSIPRRVVINDYITIEMHGFSDASLTAYGAVIYIRSIDKQGRIMVRLLRAKSRVAREETIPRLELRAAWLLAALSDDVNNALKFKWTKQYFWSDSNVVLAWIKSPLQKLNTFVKNKVNDIQKITNIDDWRWVSSGNNSADLLSRGLAAERLGSSSLWWQGPSWLSEPIEKWPTFQLPKTEITLPETEQETYCNISTNKSSELITNLIKKYSNLNKLNRVFVYMRRFIHNSRHPNNRIVGVLSVDEMRHALLELIRFAQTESFQMEYKLLKNSKQLPQTSNILCLKPFMENGIIRVGGRLEQSSYNYDKKHPILLHHSHTLTILIMRGEHIRLMHAGPQLLLSSVRERYWPTHGKIVANKVVRECITCFRNSPKIYSPIMGNLPRSRVTPAPPFLTTGIDYAGPFAVRDKRGRGYRSYKCYIAIFICFSTKAIHLELVSGLETQLFLSALRRFTSRRGIPKTILQQIQCDFWRRWSRDYIGLLQERTKWRSCKGAGLDVGTIVLIKDDRLPPCQWRLGRIVGCCPGRDGITRVAEMRTARGIIKRAFNNICPLPITC from the exons ATGTTGTCGACAGCACAAATCAATGTTTTCGATAAAAATAACCAATTACACACATTCCGAGCACTATTAGACTCAGGCTCACAATCAAACTTCATAACGAAACAAGCATACGACAAACTTAACCTACCTACACAACACATAAACATGGAGGTGTTAGGCTTTAACGAAAATAGCACGATAATCGAAAAAAGGTGTAAAATTACATTCGAGTCGAAAGATAACCAATTTACTGGTGAGTTGTCTTGTCTAATTGTACCTACCATCTGTAAGTTACCGTCACAGATCAATGCCACGTCTTTAAAAATCCCACCACGATTCAACTTAGCCGATGACTTCTATCACGAACCAGGTGAAGTCGATATGATAATAGGTGCAGAGTTATTTTTCGAGCTTCTCTGCATAGGACGACACCGCCTGGGAGATGGACAACCGACCCTGCAAAAAACTCGACTCGGCTGGGTGGTcacgggttcgattcccggcacCAGCCCGCCGCCACAGTCAGTAAGGTGTAATTTCGTGTCGAATACACAAATGAAATCGCTATTTGATACAAATGAGTTCGATTCAAGAAACTTACCCAATGATGAGACTATACAGTGTGAGAAAATATTCAATGACCACACACGCACGTCTGAGGGTAATTTTGTGGTAGATTTACCGTTAAGGTTGCCTATCTCTTCCCTCGGTCAGTCTCGTCCCGCGGTCTATAAAAGATTTATTACATTAGAGTCGAAATTTCAGAAAAACCCCGAATTTAAAGAAAGATATGTCGATTGTATGAGGGATTTGCAAGAAAAGGGCCTTATGATAAAAAATGATGATTTCACTCAACCATGTAATTACCTACCGCAACACGCGGTAATTAATAGCGAAAAGGTTACGACACCACTTAGGGTCGTATTTGATGCCTCCCATAAAACTAGTTCAGGGATGTCATTAAACGATATTCAATTCAAAGGTACAATCAGTCAGGACAAAATAACGAACATTTTGTTAAGATTTCGAAAACACAAATACATCGTTATCGCAGATGTAGCtcaaatgtacaaaaatatatatgttcGAGAAGACCAACGTCACCTACAATGCATTCTATGGCGTGAAACACAAACTGACCCACTACTCACCTACAAATTAACGAGTCTCAGTTTTGGTCTGAAATGTGCACCCTATATAGCGACGCGGTGCCTGACGCAACTAGCGAACGAAAACAAAGGTGAGTACCCGTTAGCATCCGCCGCGATACAGCATGATTTTTTGATGGACGACTACGTTCACGGCGACGACGACGAGCGCAGGCTAGCAGAGACCTCAGTACAGGTCGACCGTATCCTGAGCACagctaatttcaaattaagaaAATGGAAATCCAATTCGAAAACCATCTTAAACGAGGTAAGTCACAGTACCACACATGACACATACATAACCACCCCGATAGGTcaagataataataacacacACAAAGTATTGGGTATTGTATGGGATAATAATGAGGATCGATTAAGTTACAGATTAAAGCGGGAACCAATGTCAAAATCAATAACAAAACGTTACGTTTTATCTATAGCCTCGTCGATATACGACCCGTTAGGTATGTTAGGACCAGTAATTATCATTGCGAAATGTTTCATACATAAACTTTTCAAATTAAAGTTTAATTGGGATGAAAAACTACCGattcaattaattaatgaatggGAAACATTCTATAACAGTTTGTTTACGTTAGACACACTATCTATTCCAAGGCGAGTCGTTATCAATGATTACATAACCATAGAAATGCACGGATTCTCAGACGCGTCCTTGACCGCTTATGGGGCCGTTATATACATACGATCTATAGATAAACAGGGCAGGATTATGGTTCGATTATTGCGCGCGAAATCGAGAGTTGCGCGTGAGGAAACTATTCCACGATTAGAGCTGCGAGCTGCCTGGCTGTTAGCCGCATTGTCTGACGACGTAAACAATGCGCTTAAATTTAAATGGACGAAACAATACTTCTGGTCAGATTCAAATGTAGTATTAGCATGGATAAAATCACCACTACAAAAATTAAACAcattcgtaaaaaataaagtaaatgacatacaaaaaattacaaacatcgATGATTGGCGTTGGGTCTCTTCTGGTAACAACTCAGCGGATTTGTTATCTAGGGGTCTAGCTGCTGAAAGGTTAGGTAGTAGTTCATTATGGTGGCAGGGGCCCTCCTGGCTTTCCGAGCCCATCGAGAAGTGGCCTACATTTCAACTACCCAAAACGGAAATAACGTTACCCGAAACTGAACAAGAAACATATTGTAATATAAGTACAAACAAGTCAAGCGAGTTAATTacaaacttaataaaaaaatattctaacttaaataaactcaatcgagtatttgtttacatgcgaAGATTCATTCACAACTCTAGACATCCGAACAATAGAATAGTCGGGGTCTTATCAGTAGATGAAATGCGACATGCGTTGCTCGAATTAATTAGATTTGCACAAACAGAATCGTTCCAAATGGAGTACAAGTTACtaaaaaatagtaaacaaCTACCACAAACATCAAACATATTGTGTTTGAAACCATTTATGGAAAATGGGATTATTCGAGTAGGGGGACGCCTGGAACAGTCCTCATACAATTACGATAAAAAACACCCAATACTTCTACATCACTCACACACACTAACAATTCTTATAATGCGTGGAGAACACATAAGATTAATGCATGCAGGGCCACAGTTATTACTTTCATCTGTCCGCGAGAGATATTGGCCGACACACGGTAAGATCGTCGCTAATAAGGTTGTACGAGAATGTATAACGTGCTTCAGGAACAGTCCGAAGATCTACTCACCGATAATGGGTAATTTACCAAGGTCAAGAGTAACTCCAGCACCGCCCTTCCTCACAACTGGCATTGATTATGCAGGACCCTTTGCGGTGAGGGACAAAAGGGGGCGTGGTTACAGGTCATACAAATGTTACATagcaatttttatttgtttttcgaCAAAGGCAATTCACTTAGAGTTAGTTTCAGGTCTAGAAACTCAGCTCTTCCTGTCTGCGCTGCGAAGGTTTACGTCCAGGCGAGGTATACCAAAAACAATA CTGCAGCAGATCCAATGCGACTTCTGGAGAAGATGGTCAAGAGACTACATAGGACTGCTTCAAGAACGCACGAAATGGAGAAGCTGCAAGGGTGCCGGACTCGACGTGGGTACCATTGTGCTGATCAAAGATGACCGACTGCCGCCCTGCCAGTGGAGGCTGGGACGCATCGTCGGCTGCTGCCCGGGTCGCGACGGCATCACGCGGGTCGCAGAGATGCGCACGGCGCGTGGAATAATCAAGAGAGCATTCAACAATATCTGTCCATTACCGATTACATGTTAA